Within Actinoplanes sp. L3-i22, the genomic segment CGCCGGCGACTGCTGACCGACCTGCTCGGCGCGGTGGGTGAGGGCGTCGAGATCCGGCCGCCGCTGCGCGTCGACTACGGCACGAACCTCCGGATCGGCGCGCGGACCTTCGTTAACTTCGGGCTCGTCGCGCTGGACGTCGCGCCGATCACCATCGGCGCCGACGTGCAGATCGGGACGAACGTCCAGCTGCTCACCCCGACCCACCCGATCGAGCCCGGCCCGCGCCGCGACAAGTGGGAGGCGGCGAAACCGATCGTGATCGGCGACAACGTCTGGCTCGGCTCCGGCGCGATCGTCCTGCCCGGCGTGACCATCGGGGCGAACACCGTGGTCGGCGCCGGCTCGGTGGTGACCCGGGACCTGCCGGCCGACGTCGTCGCGGTCGGCAACCCGGCCCGCGTCATCCGTAGCATCGCGTGAGCGAGGTCCGGCGCACCCGGCGGCACGATCCGGGCCGGCGGGACCGGCTGATCGACGCGGCCCGGCGGGTGATCGCGGAGCGCGGCGTCGCCGGGACCACGCACCGGGAGATCGCCCGGGCCGCCGACGTCCCGCTCGGGTCGATGACCTACCACTTCGCGTCGCTCGACGAGGTGCTCGCCGAGGCGTTCAGCCGGCACGCCGCGGCCGCCGCCGACGTCTTCGACGAGCGGCTCGGCGCGGCCACCGACCGGGACGGCGCGATCGAGGCGGTCATCACGCTGATCCGCGACGACCTGATCGGGTCGCCGAACGACCTGGTGATGGCCGTCGAGCTGTACGTCGCGGCGGCCCGCAACCCGGCGCTGCGGGCGGTCACCCAGGGCTGGATGCAGCGCAGCCGGGACGCGCTGGAACGGCACTTCGACCCGACCACCGCCCGGGAGGTGGACGCGCTGATCGAGGGTCTGGTCCTGCACAGCGTGCTGTCCACCGACCCGATGACCCCGGAGCAGATCCGGCACGCGGTCGAGCGCTACCTCCGCTGACCGTCGTTTCCCGGCGGCACTGTGACGCCTGCTATTCCCGGCGTGTCCGGGCTGCCGGGCCCGGATCCCTTACTGCAATGATTGTTTAATGATCGCCTTCGAGCTCGCCGTTCAGGACGCGCATGGTCTCCACGTCGCCACCCGTCTCCGGGTGGACCGGGTCGAATTGTGCTCGGCACTGGCGCTCGGCGGCGTCACCCCGTCGTTCGGCCTGCTCGACGCGGCCGTGTCGACGCCGGGCGCGCCGCCGATGCACGTCCTGGTCCGGCCCCGGCCCGGCGACTTCGGCTACGCGCCGGACGAGCTGGCGATCATCGTCCGGGACGTGCGGCACGCGGTCGCGGCCGGCGCCGCCGGCGTGGTGGTCGGCGGCGTCCGCGACGGGCAGGTCGACACCGACCTGGTGGAACGCGTGATCGACGCCGCGGGCGGGGCGAGCGTCACCTTCCACCGGGCCTTCGACCTGCTGGCCGACCCGGAGAAGGCGATCGAGACGCTGCTCGGCCTCGGCGTCCGGCGGATCCTCACCGCGGGCGGCCCGACCACGGTCGGCGACTCGCTGCCCGGCCTGGCCCACCTGGTCGCGGTGGCCGGTGGCCGGCTGGAGGTGATGGCCGGCGGCGGCGTCCGGGCCGACCTGATCGAGCCGCTGGTCCGGCTCGGCGTCCCGGCCGTGCACGCCTCGGCGAAGCACACCGTGCCGGACGCCGCCGCGCTGACGCTGGGCACCGCCGCGCAGGGCGAGTCCGGCCGGGAGACCACCGACGAGCACGAGGTCGAGCGCATCCACGCCGCCCTGCGCGCCGCCGGCGCCCGCCCCTGACTCAGACCCTTCCGCCTGGCTCAGGCCCATCTGCCTGGCTCGGGCCCATCTGCCTGGCTCAGACCCATCTGCCTGGCTCAGGCCTTTCTGCCTGGCTCAGGCCCATCTGCCTGGCTCAGGCCCGGAAGGCGGCCAGCTCGCGGACGGCGGTGTCCAGGGCGGTGTCGGTGCCCGCGGTGATCATGCGGGCATAGGTGGGGTCGCCGCCGGCCGCCGTGGCGCGCAGGCGCCGGGCGGTGGCGGTCACCCGGGCGCGGATCAGGTCGACGAAGTCGCTCGGCGCGGAGGTCCAGCCGTAGGTGTCCAGGAACAGGCGCAGGCGGCGGGGCCGGTCCTCGAACGCGGTGAAGCCCTCGGCCGCGACCACGTGCCGGGCGTGCAGCGGGACCCAGCTGAACGCGATCATCGCCAGGTCGTCGCCGGCGGTGGCCGGGCCGGCCAGGTCCCAGTCGAAGAAGCCGGTGAGGTGGGTGCCGGACCAGGCCGCGTTGTACGGCGCGGCGTCGTTGTGGCCGATGATCAGATCCGGTCGCCAGGTGCCGCCCTCGCGCCAGACCGCGCCGGCCGGGGGCACGAAGCCGGCCACCGCGGCGTGATAGTCCCGGGCCCACCCGGCGACCTGCCGCAGGGCCTCGTCGCCGTGCGCCCAGGCCGGCCACGGGCGGCTCGCGCCGATCACCGTGCCGGGCAGGTACGACAGCATCTCGCGCCCCTGGTCGTCGAGGCCGAGGACGGTCGGGGCGCGCTCGAAGCCGGCCTCCGCGAGGTGTCTGAGCAGCGCGTGCACCGCCGGCGTCCACGGGCCGGCCTGCCGCCGCACGGTGTCGCCGACTCGCACCGCCCCGTTGTCGAAGCCGCCGGGCAGCCGGCCGCCCTGGACCTCAGCGGCGCCGGGTGCGGAAAGGCGGTCGGGCGGGGAGGCGGCGCCGGGTGCGGGGGTGGCGTCAGGCGAGGAAGGGGATGCCGGCATAGCCCAGGGCCTCCAGGAACAGGTCGGCCGGATCGCCGACGTCGGGCAGTTGCTGGTTGAGTTCCAGGTTGACCATCCCGTGGGTGACCGCCC encodes:
- a CDS encoding sugar O-acetyltransferase, giving the protein MTTPDTRSMRERMLAGDLYLADDPELGEAALRAFDLMDEYNATPIRNAGERRRLLTDLLGAVGEGVEIRPPLRVDYGTNLRIGARTFVNFGLVALDVAPITIGADVQIGTNVQLLTPTHPIEPGPRRDKWEAAKPIVIGDNVWLGSGAIVLPGVTIGANTVVGAGSVVTRDLPADVVAVGNPARVIRSIA
- a CDS encoding TetR/AcrR family transcriptional regulator, whose product is MSEVRRTRRHDPGRRDRLIDAARRVIAERGVAGTTHREIARAADVPLGSMTYHFASLDEVLAEAFSRHAAAAADVFDERLGAATDRDGAIEAVITLIRDDLIGSPNDLVMAVELYVAAARNPALRAVTQGWMQRSRDALERHFDPTTAREVDALIEGLVLHSVLSTDPMTPEQIRHAVERYLR
- a CDS encoding copper homeostasis protein CutC; protein product: MIAFELAVQDAHGLHVATRLRVDRVELCSALALGGVTPSFGLLDAAVSTPGAPPMHVLVRPRPGDFGYAPDELAIIVRDVRHAVAAGAAGVVVGGVRDGQVDTDLVERVIDAAGGASVTFHRAFDLLADPEKAIETLLGLGVRRILTAGGPTTVGDSLPGLAHLVAVAGGRLEVMAGGGVRADLIEPLVRLGVPAVHASAKHTVPDAAALTLGTAAQGESGRETTDEHEVERIHAALRAAGARP
- a CDS encoding phosphotransferase, whose product is MPASPSSPDATPAPGAASPPDRLSAPGAAEVQGGRLPGGFDNGAVRVGDTVRRQAGPWTPAVHALLRHLAEAGFERAPTVLGLDDQGREMLSYLPGTVIGASRPWPAWAHGDEALRQVAGWARDYHAAVAGFVPPAGAVWREGGTWRPDLIIGHNDAAPYNAAWSGTHLTGFFDWDLAGPATAGDDLAMIAFSWVPLHARHVVAAEGFTAFEDRPRRLRLFLDTYGWTSAPSDFVDLIRARVTATARRLRATAAGGDPTYARMITAGTDTALDTAVRELAAFRA